The sequence below is a genomic window from Pleurocapsa sp. PCC 7327.
CAAGATGTCCTCAGAGGTTAGAGTATCTCCTTGTGCTTGAGGAGTCCAGAGAACCTCGACGGCTAGCAGGCGATCGCTGCCGATTCCCCCAATTTGTTGCAATGCTTGGCGTAAATCTTCAGAATCGTTAATCTTGGGCAGTTCGAGTTTTCCTTCAACACCGACTAGAATGGTGACGACGATGTAGTCCCCAGAACCGTTGCCTGTTTGGGCTAGTTGTCCCTGTCCTTCTAAGAGAGCCGTTGGCGAGGCTTGTCTGAGTTGGTTATTGACGTTTGAGAGCGTTTCTGAGGTAAATTTGCTCCGTTCTGCCAAGTCTAGCTGATTGAATTTTGCTTCTGCTGACTCTAAGGTAGTTTGATAGGATTCCGTAGCGCCGTAAACCCAATATTCGGGATGGCGTAGCAAGGCTAGGCTGGCTTCTTGGAGAACCAGAACGCGCCCCGCAGCCGAATTAGTATCTGCGCTCAAGGCGATTTCATTCAATTCTCTCTGCAAACCACGGGCATTAGCGAATAACCCGACTTGTACCTTAGCAACAGAAATTTTAGGACTGCCGTACTCGAAGGAAGTTCCATCTCCTTGCATGCTGGTACTGCGAAAGCTTCTTACGAGAAAGTTGGCGATCGCAATAAAGATCAGAATGGTAAACAGTCCCCCAAAGCCGCCGCCAAAGCCGAAGAAAGGCAACAAAAAGGGAAATCCAATACCGCCGCCATAGCCGTAGCCATAACCGGGCGAACTATAGCCGCCTCCAGGAGGGGCATAGGTTCGGCTGGGAGCGCGGAAGGAACCGCCGCCGATTCTACCGCCACTGCGGGCAGCCAAGGCAGTACTTGCATTGCCAAAAACTAAGGTGAGAACCAGTCCCAGAGCTATCAGGGATTTTAAAAGAGATTTTATTTTGGGAAATCGTTGTTTAGACATGGGAATACTTTGGTTGTCTACGCTCGGTTCA
It includes:
- a CDS encoding DUF1517 domain-containing protein; protein product: MSKQRFPKIKSLLKSLIALGLVLTLVFGNASTALAARSGGRIGGGSFRAPSRTYAPPGGGYSSPGYGYGYGGGIGFPFLLPFFGFGGGFGGLFTILIFIAIANFLVRSFRSTSMQGDGTSFEYGSPKISVAKVQVGLFANARGLQRELNEIALSADTNSAAGRVLVLQEASLALLRHPEYWVYGATESYQTTLESAEAKFNQLDLAERSKFTSETLSNVNNQLRQASPTALLEGQGQLAQTGNGSGDYIVVTILVGVEGKLELPKINDSEDLRQALQQIGGIGSDRLLAVEVLWTPQAQGDTLTSEDILAEYPNLKLV